tCAATAAAAATCAGCTATTAGATCagtatttgttaaaaaaaaaaaaaaagagctgatTTTTTACTATTACGTCATCCCAGATGTATAATATTCTACTAAGCAACTTTTGTCCGATCACGGTAGAAAACAAGGGCTTTATATCTACCAATAAACAGTTGACACATCAGTATatcaaacaaatgaaaataagaCCAAGACATAGGATTTTGATCTCCTCAACATATCAATTGACCCCTTCCCCATTCAAGAGAAAGGCCATCCTTGAGCCATTGCCCATGCCACCACTACTGACCTCTCTTCCGCCGAGCGCCGCTGAATGCCACCGAACCCCACTGATGGTTCCTCCTCCGGTAGCCCGTCAAAGACATCCAAAGCCCTTTCACATATGCTTTTCTCAGAGTAAAACATAATCTCCTATAGTAATGAAATAAAACCCATCTTAACAAATGCTAATTTGATATTCGTTGGAAGAAGAAGCGAACGAAACCAGCGGACAAGGTTGTCATTTTCAAAACTGTTTCCAGAGTAGATGCTCCTGTCTTTTATGCTCCATCTTTTGGAAAAAGATGAACTGTATCATccaacttttaaaataagtgaatGAGGCttgcttcttctttctcaacTTGAAAGCTCTTGCTCCATCTGCCGCCTCGTAAGAGGAGTCGTCTCGAACCACCACATTCCACTCGTCCCTGCTTCTTTTTGCATCAAATCTTCTCATCTTTAAACACCCCATTTCTAGTACACAGATGCATAGTGGACGTCATTAAACAAGAAGAACCAACAGAGAGTTgagttttgagtattttgttttgctttagTAAAATTTGGTTTTGGTGGATATTGCTTTAAATCTGCTCTATTTGacaatttttcttatttggATCGTTGATggatgggttttttttcttccctagtTTAGTAAGTGTTGCTggattttggtgttttttggaTGACCAAATCGATGTATGTTCTTCAGAACTGTGAGTGTGAGTCGGAGATCTACAGCACCCAGCGGCGCTCAACGGAGTAGAAGGCGATAGCGGTGGTGTGGGCAGCGCCTCGGTGCGATGGgcagtggctgggggtggcttttCTCTTGAATGGGAAAAGGGGTCGATTGATAAGTTGAGTTCATGAGATCAAAATCCTGTGTTTCGGCTTTATTCTCATTTGCTGTGATTTAGTGTGATATACTGATGTGTCCCTTTTTTTATTAGTGGGCACAAAAGACTTGATTTCTGCTATGACCTGATAGAAGTTATACTtgtctactaaatagtattacttcATTTGTCAATAGAAACCTTTATTAAGTGTTTTCAGCAATGGAGGTAGCTAGGGttgtacttatttattatttatttttgctctttctttgttttatttatttattgtttgagaGGCGTAATAGTCTTTTCACAATTATTCTGTTATCTATTTGTCAAAAATTAAGCTTATATAACAAAGATCTTGATTTATAAATGCTTATGTctaaaattcatcaaattaGAAACTGTGATCAGTAGAACATATAGCCCCTGGGATCAtgacatattttctattttattaatatatcaAGATCGAAGTTGGCCAAAACAACCATGACCAATAATTTCATGTAGTATACAAAACAATCATATATAGAGGAAAAGTATTCAGCACATGCATCTCACTATAGTACTTCTTCTATATATACTTAAGAAATAtgcatcattttattttattttttcaacaattaAGTATAATAGTGGCCGAAATAGCCATGGCCAATAATGTATATTGTAGTACACAAATTATAGCAGACAAAGTAGTACTCCACGTACACATCTCACTTGATTTCTTCTATATATACTTGGCACAAATACACcattttgtttatttcttttcaataGGCAGAATCGATATGATAGAGAACAAACTAGTAATCCTTGCCGCAATTTTTGTAGCAGGTTTCAATATAGCCCTCTACTTTATCTGCACAAGtgacattaaaacaaaacataagttttttgtatttaatgtgTGTATAGATTTACATATATATCACAAAAAGAAGCTTTAATTAATTCCTAGCTCATATTTGAAATGGGATGAtcagtatttttaaaatttcatcatataatcaaaataaaaatactcaatGTTGGAGCCAGAAGGATCGAGAGATATATACTATTCATCTTAAAATACAGTACTTATATCAAAGTAATTAAGCTTAGACCTAAACCTAATAAGGGGGCTCACACTACAGAAATTGTACGTACATGCGTAGAAGCTagttcaaaaaattattaaatatatgaattttatatttaaaacaattaatattaatattataagtaTGATCTAATAATACTTAATTAGAACGGAatgtttttctttcatataattAATGACATATCAATCTTATCCACGTACATATATAAGATCATATATGCATGGTCTAACCCGGCCATCGCATGGGAATAAATTATGCTAAGTTGCTAACACCAAGTATCCATTCCATGTCTAGGCATGAGATTGAAGGTGGTAAGCCTTTACTATTTTATTACGAGGGGGAAAAAACGACAACATGCATAAATCTCggttattaacttttttttaggagaaactTTACTTAATTTACTGAACTTGCAATTATCttcataaacttaaaaaaatctcaattttgtgtatttaattatcttttatattattttcaatttcactgCTCCGTTAAATCTTAAGGAACGgatgttaaaattttcaaaataactctctttaaggaaaaaaaaaaaaaaaaaaaaattacaaagatttaggcattggtcaagatttttacaaatttttctAAAATCCCAGGGCTGaacttttgaatatatatatatatatatatatattttaaaaaaaaaacaggtgtACCTTGAGatttttgacaagatttaacataaattaaaaaataaaataaaataaaatatggatacgctaaattaagagtttttgaagtttaaggAGATAATTGCAAATGCGATTAAAGTTTAAAAAGGTTAAGGGAAGTTTCTcgtttttttcaacattaatctcaactatttataattaatatacacTTTGGATAGTGTTTTGTTAGTTAATCATATGGTATATCCAAGACATTCCAAACCTTAATTACTACGCTCGCTGGGTGGGATAGTGCACGGTGTGATTTCTAGCATTAAAGCTTGTTTAAAGATATCTTGTGGAATATTAAATTCATAAATTTTGATGAAACCCATATTCCaaagttttgaaaagaaaaacatttataaTACGATGAGATATAATCATAAGTTtacaatttcttaaaatttcttgtacaatttcaaaaaaaaaaaaaaagaaggttgttgcaattgtacaaaagttatacaaaaattgtACTTGTAAACGTATCATTTATTCAATATGATagaaattcacaaaaaaaaaaaaaaaaaaaaaaaatgcttaaaatTTTCATAATGAGAGGGGGGAGGTTAGAAAGTTTATACCATTTCCAGAGGCGGTGGTAGTTGCGGCGGCCATACAACCAAGAGCGCAATCATAGACGACGTCTAAACGAGAGGGACGACATTTGATTGGCAAATATGTTACCATGCAGACCCTGTATGTAAAGGCAGGTCTTCCTGCCTGGCATATTTTCTGGCACTCTGCAATACACATCCCTACAATTAGCAGTTTTGGTGGAAGTGGAATATGAGGAATTTTAGGGAATTTAGGGAGTTTAAAATCGGCTTGTTGAGGATGATCATCGGGAAGCGGTGAAAAAGGCAGACTGGAAGTTGGAGACACAGCAGGAGGGTTCTGGCCAGCTTGCACTACTATACTCAATAttcccatcatcatcatcatccacaCAAATTTCATTCTACCAATTCCATCCATAACTTCTCACTTTCTTTTGAAACTATATGTTATGTGGAAGCTaaatgtttaatatatatatatatatatgtgtgtgtgtgtgtgtgtgtgtgtgtgtgtgtgtgtgtgtgtgtgtgtgtgtgtgtgtgtgtgtgtgtgtgtgtgtgtgtgtgtgtgtgtgtgtgtgtgtgtgttgaaactatatattatgtttaacATATCATATTTTAACTAATCGCATTCGTATGGTTATTATCGTTATTAAATGCGATTATTATCATCTATCCACAAATTAGGTAATGGGTCATTTGAGCATATTTTAGTCTTTAGGTCTTCTTTGGGACTCTATTACGGCCTactttaaacgattttgaaaataatttaagccaatttttagtgttttagatttgtttaatttttttttttaagctctaatcttttgaaaatatattgatttcacataaCTTTTACATTTTTGCCTAAATGTGATACGAGAAAATAATACGACCaaccaaaccaatgtaaacataacctatacttAATTCAAAAcgtcattttggtattaaacaccaaaacgacatcgttttggtgaatttattaaataaaatatatactaaatataaaagatatgtggatgcggttattaaccgcatccgTATATCCCTAAAATTGGTATTCGCAACCGCATATGCAGATAGTAATTTTTGCTAGTCATATCGACACTTACATGTGTGAATAGCAGATAACAAATGCGAATGGCTAATATCCACCTGTATGTATACCTCTAGTATGGGTTACTTTCAAAATAGAGACGTTTTTCGGTTTAAAAATGGACAGAACTTTATCCCTAAGAAAAGCTATGATGTGATGACTAATTTGTTTAAGAATGATGACTTTTAAAGAAATTGGACATTCAATATCATGTCTATTAGTTAGACTCACTGCTGTACATTGATAgctcagggaaaaaaaaatgcttgacAAAATAGTCATGTAATTACGacatcatttaattatttatggaACAACATTAATATTTAAGGCTAAGATGCAATCCAATAGTCTGGAAACGGTAAAATAGTCAATATCATGTCTGTAATttctaatattaattaataacatTGAGTGTTGGAATtaaatgaacaaattaaataatataaagagaACATTAGTATATGGGCAAATAAGATATTCAAGGCTATGAATAAAATAACTCAAATGGTGATGtatatataattcataattGGTTTTCAAAATTGTAAAGAGACATTCAATGCTATAAAGAGGtcaaaagaatttcaaatttctcCGACATATGGTAGTATTGTACTCACACCTTGACTTGTGAAACATCCTACGTATGTCTCTCTTGTGGTGTTTCacaacttattttattttatttttattttttttttcaattttttttttttttaatttttattctctaCATACTCTTGACCTTATAAATCATAAAATTGTTATAGGAACGGAGGTGAAACCACCTTATGCCTGGGAGGGCTTGGCCTCCGCCCCCTTAGGGCTTGGGGGACTTGGCCCCCAAactcatatttttctttaaaaaattaaaattaaaattaaaattttattcctaatttttttaaaaaaaatttggttcttatttttttgttttttcaaatttacccCCAAATCTGACTTCACACCTGCACAGGAGGTTGTCTTTCAAGTACAAGATAATTAAGGTTCTTTCATAGGTACCAGGTGAATAAAATCTAAGAGACACTGTAGGAAAAATGGGTTTTCATTGATTGTTTTTTAGGCTGTCGCCGTAAAATTAAACTGCTGTTATAGATCCTTTACAGAGGCTCTATTGCAGCGATTTTATAGTTCCTTTGTTAAAAAGTTTCCATAACCACTGTTATTTGCTAACCTGCTACTAACAACCACGACTATACAGATAGTTGTGGGAGATTACAAGAATCTCAATGaattaaaaaagttattaatagttgattgtgttagaatataaattaaatgattaattttttatttttttttattagtttaagtgtttgggataagtgatgattttatAGTATCAAAGTAGAAATCATGAGCTTAAAAACAGACTCCATAATTCACCCCTTAgtttaagcattttttttttcaaaacaaaaatattggaAACAACAATTAACCACCACCGAAATTAACCCCTTAGTTTAAGTTGTAACCGCATTGTGCAGCTCGATGAGAGGACTAGATCACTTATTTGATTCATTTCGTAaactttgtttatatttttgcactgttgtattttgttttgggtttattGTAGGGGAGCCAACCCATTTTTCGTTTATATGATTGTTcactctcttttccttttgaaTCAGCAGTGGGAATAATCTTTCTTTGTAACCATTTTCCTTGtttaattagaataataataataataaactcccctaaaatacaaaaataaattccatCTTTATGTCATatactataatacttttttttgacaaaaaaataaaaaaaaaaataaaaactaaaaccatatTAAATAGCTAGCGGAGcctaattttgtttcttattttgataAGGAAATGTCCATGTTTGAATTCCACTTCAAATGGATTTGAATCCCTTGGtgtattttgaaaacataatatgattctgattctaatttttttttattcaattttttcaaaaataaatcatatattattcaattttttttctaaacaaatcatattttatttaactttttctaaaaagtcaaaccttgAAATTCGTAAAcagaataaaaatgtaattctgatttcaaaaattcaacacccaaacgcacCGGAGAATTTCTTACCCGAATTTCAAGGAATCCAGGCAgggaatgagagagagagagcctcgGGTCTCGAGGTGCCCTGACACTGACAAGTAAGGCCCGCACCCTAGGCTACTTGGAGACTTGCCTAGGCAACTTGGGACCCAGGTCCCCTCTCTTATTTTCTACTCGAATCCATTGAAATCAGGCAAGATATTGCGGGGTCCCAATCCGCTTCGAATGCATTTCCCATCCTCGATGACCATTATTCGAACGAAACTCTCTATAACCTTAAGGACTCTTGACACAGCACAGGCACCGAGGATACACACAAACCCATACAATGGAATCTCACCATTGTTTAGAAGAGAAGTCTCATCTCTTACCAATCTGAAACTTTTCAAATACTTGCATAGTAATTGAATGGTTCCATTAATACAATGACTTATTGGCATTAGCTGCTTATTTGGTAAACTTAAACAACATAAAGCAACATACTAGCTAAActtgaataaataaaatgataggTGGTTGAATACAACACACTTAAGTTATTTAGATAAACGATAGACAAATGATAAGACTTTGTTGGGAATAAATTTCACTCAGCCCGGCCCAAGGAGGAGCCAGCAGGACTCCTGGGAATTCCTATTCCGAGAGATATACACTTGGCTATTATTCTTGAGAAATCAAGATAAGACTCTTAGTCTAAATATAATTTGATCAACAGTCCTATTTCCAGTAGGTTTGGGATAGGACTCTTGATCATATCATAtatctaataaaggatcaaaatttaaatagaaCTCTGGCAGCacttctagatcaacaaggaccAGGAAACCTAATTCAGGTTGATCTTTACCtattagcctataaataggcccatactccaagtataaactaagactAAATTTTTATGAGTatagcattattttcttacaaaagctaatttaagcatcggagtgggatccGTGAAAATTTataccataccggaaactgtaccaacagacTTCTACAACTACTTCGTAGCTACGTGACTCAGTTCCTCAATTCATTCCTTCAACTGCATGCAGTTGATAAATGCCAAAAATGATAGAGCATATCGTATAACCAACTATCAAATGTGGAACTCCACTGGACTCTCTCAATTCCCTCCCACTTCAAAAGAATTCGACTCCAAAGAATGCTAGGACTGATAAAACTCATAAATGTCCAGGTTAAGACACTGCATTTCCTCTTTTGCAACCAACAACAATCtgattagggtttatttttccACTTGACTACAAAATTTTGATAGCCACCTATTTGGGTAGAAATAATCTAATCATCGAGAATGGCTTCGATTTCATCCCATGGCTTGACGTACATGGGGATGTTAACTAAAAAAGGCGAAAACACGTTTTTGAAAAATgcttaaaaataaaactttttctaaaaagctcTTTTTGACTTTAAAAACTCTATTTTCTAATGCAATCCTAAATAGGCTTTAAGTGATACTCACAATCCAAATAATGGGGAGTATAATGGTAGTCACAATGGAGTGAGACAGACTTTGAATGAAGCGAAAGCTAATTTGTTTCCTTATGGGCCTAAAGATGAGATCAGAATATTGGCAATTAGAATGTATAACCCCACTAATCTACTTTTAGCATATGGGCTAGCCAAAATTCAGGAAGAACATGTCCTGGACAATATAAGGAGTTTCAGAGGGGCTATTAATCCGAGATCTTATGTGGGAAAAATAAGGGACAATCTATAATGAACATTCCAATTATGGCTGAATTCAAGCCGAGTTGAGATGAATATTGAATGTTTAggtttgactcatttaattttatttcgaatatGAGTCGAGGTCGAGTTTATTACCGAGCTAGATGTTCTGTTCAAGCTTGCCTCATTTTGAACACAATTTAAGCTTGAGCTTATCACAAATGTTTATCTTTTTGTAAATCCATATTAAtcatagttaattaattattgttaaaaaaatttcatttgagttaattgaataaattaacttgaatcttaaataatttaatctcaagtttatatatatgtatataaatttattatgcatacacacaaacacacgtgcgcgcgcgcacacacacatatccatacatactcacaaacacactcatGTACATACAAATCTCTAAAACcaaactcacaacaataataattcaagttatatatatatatatatatatatatatatatatatatatatatatatatataatattaggaGAAAAATTCCCTTTTATTAAGACattcttattacaaaattaaaaaaattataaaaataaagttatacgaGTTATACAAGCTTGTCTGAgccgagccgagtttatacgagtatgtctaGTTTAATATGTacgtatataaatttattatgcacatacacaaacACGCATGCGCACACATATTCAGATGGGCCAAAGTATGAATAAGggatcaaatttatttttagtatgGGTCAAACctactttttaaacttaaaaatacatatatatttaacttaataaaaataatttaaaagaaaatttattgtCTATACATGGGTTTGTCCATGCCTCTTTCCATAGCTGTAGAGGTTGATCATGGTTAGAAATAGGGTtttgctctctttttttttttaattattatttttttaatctaaggGCATAGCTACATTTTCATAGTCATCTCCGTTATTTATTTGATGGAACGCCTAACAAAggttgagtaattctaaatgtcacaCCCATGTCTCTCTTATGTCTTCCAAAACAgttgtgacttttaaaatccaataatgatctattaaaaattcaacagttattttaaaagtcacatcagtTTTGAGAGGGACACTATAACACTCCGGTCTTATATTgggaaaagataaataaatcacatagagtgaatcgtttataagagatagatgagtgctaagtctcatattgtttagttattaggtaaaactgggttttataagtaattttagggaaagcttcaaatcgactagttcttttggggtgatagcgcaaatgtggctagcgctttttcctgAGTCGTTACAGACACAAAGGGAACATCGGGGGTGACATGTAGTATTACTCAACAAAGGTCCCTATTGACAaatgagtaatactatttagtagaaCAATAAAACTGTCAAACAACTTGATGATCTGTCAATAAAAATCAGCTATTAGATCagtatttgttaaaaaaaaaaaaaaaaaaaaaatcaagggctGATTTTTTACTATTACGTCATCCCAGATGTATAACATTCTACTAAGCAACTTTTGTCCGATCACGGTAGAAAACAAGGGCTTTATATCTATCAATAAACAGTTGACACATCAGTATatcaaacaaatgaaaataagaCCAAGACATAGGATTTTGATCTCCTCAACATATCAATTGACCCTTTCCCCATTCAAGAGAAAGGCCATCCGTGAGCCATTGCCCATGCCACCACTGCTGACCTCTCTTCCGCTGAGCGCCGCCGAACGCCACCGAACCCCACTGATGGTTCCTCCTCCGGTAGCCCGTCAAAGACATCCAAAGCCCTTTCACATATGCTTATCTCCGAGTAAAACATAATCTCCTATAGTAAAGAAATAAAACCCATCTTAACAAATGCTAATTTGATATTCGTTGGAAGAAGAAGCGAACGAAACCAGCAGACAAGGTTGTCATTTTCAAAACTGTTTCCAGAGTAGATGCTACTGTCTTTTATGCTCCATCTTTTGGAAAAAGATGAACTGTATCATccaacttttaaaataagtgaatGAGGCttgcttcttctttctcaacTTGAAAGCTCTTGCTCCATCTGCCGCCTCGTAAGAGGAGTCGTCTTGACCCACCACATTCCACTTGTCCCTGCTTCTTTTTGCATCAAATCTTCTCATCTTTAAACACCTCATTTCTAGTACACAGATGCATAGTGGACGTCATTAAACAAGAAAAACCAACAGAGAGTTgagttttgagtattttgttttgctttagTAAAATTTGGTTTTGGTGGATATTGCTTTAAATCTGCTCTATTTGacaatttttcttatttggATCGTTGATggatgggttttttttcttccctaggTTAGTAAGTGTTGCTGgattttgatgttttttggaTAACCAAATCAATGTATGTTCTTCGGAACTGTGAATGTGAGTCGGAGATCTACAGCACCCAGCAGCGCTCGACGGAGTAGAAGGTGAATGCGGTGGTGTGGGCAGCGCCTCGGTGCGATGGGCAATGGCTTGGGGTGGCTTTTCTCTTGAATGGGGAAAGGGGTCGATTGATACGTTGAGTTCATGAGATCAAAATCCTGTGTTTCGGCTTTATTCTCATTTGCTGTGAATTAGTGTGATATACTGATGTGTCCCTTTTTTTATTAGTGGGCACAAAAGACCTAATTTCTGCCATGACCTGATAGAAGTTATACTtgtctactaaatagtattacttcATTTGTGAATAGAAACCTTTATTAAGTGTTTTCAGCAATGGAGGTAGCTAGGGttgtacttatttattatttatttttgctcttcggttgttttatttatttattgtttgagaAGCGTAATTGTATTTTCACAATTATTCTGTTATCTATTTGTCAAAAATTAAGCTTATATAACAAAGATCTTGATTTATAAATGCTTAAAATACATGTctaaaattcatcaaattaGAAACTGTGATCAGTAGAACATATGGCCCCTGGGATCAtgacatattttctattttattaatatatcaATAGATCGAAGTTGGCCAAAACAACCATAACCAATAATTTCATGTAGTATACAAAACAATCATATATAGAGGAAAAGTATTCAGCACATGCATCTCACTATAGTACTTCTTCTATATATACTTAAGAAATAtgcatcattttattttattttttcaacaattaAGTATAATAGTGGCCGAAATAGCCATGGCCAATAATGTATATTTTAGTACACAAATTATAGCAGACAAAGTAGTACTCCACGTACACATCTCACTTGATTTCTTCTATATATACTTGGCACAAATACACcattttgtttatttcttttcaataGGCAGAATCGATATGATAGAGAACAAATAACTAGTAATCCTTGCCGCAATTTTTGTAGCAGGTTTCAATATAGCCCTCTACTTTATCTGCACAAGtgacattaaaacaaaacataagttTTTTGTATTAAATGTGTGTATAGATTTACATATATATCACAAAAAGAAGCTTTAATTAATTCCTAGCTCATATTTGAAATGGGATGATcagtatttttcaaatttcatcatataatcaaaataaaaatactcaatGTTGGAGCCAGAAGGatcgagatatatatatatatatatatactattcatCTTAAAATACAGTACTTATATCAAAGTAATTAAGCTTAGACCTAAACCTAATAAGGTGGCTCACACTATAGAAATTGTACGTACATGCGTAGAAGCTagttcaaaaaattattaaatatatgaattttatatttaaaacaattaatattaatattctaagtatgatctaataataatacttaattaGAACGGAatgtttttctttcatataattAATGACATAATCAATCTTATCCACATATataagatcatatatatatgcatggtcTAACCCGGCCATCCCATGGGTATAAATTATGCTAAGTTGCTAACACCAAGTATCCATTCCATGTCTAGGCATGAGATTGAAGGTGGTAAGCCTTTACTATTTTATTACGAGGGGGAAAAAACGACAACATACATAAATCTcgattattaacttttttttaggagaaacttcacttaatttaCTGAACTTGCAATTATcttcataaactttaaaaactctcaatttggtgtatttaattatcttttatattattttcaatttcattgcTCCGTTAAATCTTAACGAACAGgagttaaaattttcaaaataactcttttaggaaaaaaaaaaaaaattacaaagatttaggcattggtcaagatttttacaaatttttcaaaaatacacAGGGCTGAactttggaatatatatataaggggtACGTTAGGAGTTTTGACAGGATTTtaacgaaaattaaaaaaataaaataaaatatggatacgctaaattgaaagttttttaagtttacaGAAATAATTGCAAATGCGattaaagtttaaaaaagaTTAAGTGAAgttcctcattttttttcaacaatctCAACTATTGATAATATACACTTTGGATAGTGTTTAGTTAGTTGAACACATGGCATATCCAAGAGATTCAAGACCTTAATTACTAAAGTCCACCGCGTGGGATAGTGCGCGGTGTGATTTCTAACATTAAAGCTTATTTAAAgatagagaaatgcttggttgtacactcacATCTCATTTCTATCCCACCTTTgcctacgtggaccaataatgtgagataTTATCAGAAGTTTACAATTTCTAACAACTCTTGtacagtttcaacaatttttttattttttatttttttttaaaaaaaattaaccattggtTATATAGGatccacatgtaggaaa
This DNA window, taken from Alnus glutinosa chromosome 5, dhAlnGlut1.1, whole genome shotgun sequence, encodes the following:
- the LOC133868733 gene encoding uncharacterized protein LOC133868733; its protein translation is MDGIGRMKFVWMMMMMGILSIVVQAGQNPPAVSPTSSLPFSPLPDDHPQQADFKLPKFPKIPHIPLPPKLLIVGMCIAECQKICQAGRPAFTYRVCMVTYLPIKCRPSRLDVVYDCALGCMAAATTTASGNDKVEGYIETCYKNCGKDY